Genomic segment of Candidatus Krumholzibacteriia bacterium:
GACCTTGATCCGCATCGACTGGAACTCCTCGTCGCCGGCCAGTTCGATCCAGCAGCCGCGCTTGGCGCAGACGCCGACCACGCGACCCTCGACCTTGACCGTCTTGCCGAAGTAGTCGTCGGGCGACTCGTAGAGCGCGGAGATGGGCACGATCTCGGTTTCGCTCAGCTCTTCGCCGTAGGTGGTCACGGCGTCGCCGGCCACGGCCGCGGCGCTCACGCAGAGCAGGCAGATCATCAGGGCACGAATCACGGCGGGACCTCCCGTCGAGTGGGATACGATGCGATCCCGTGACGGTAGAGGGCCCGCGCCGCGACGACCAGACGGGAAAGCGTGATCCCGGATCGGCACGGGAGAAAGCGTAACCGCTAGTGGTTCAACGAGATCGGTGCCCAGGTGGACGGGTCGTCGACCTCGGCCCGCAGCGGCCACTGCGCGACCTCGAGCCCGTTCCCGTCGACGAAGCGGAAGGCCAGGCCGATCTCGTCGTCGTAGGTCTCCTCGAAACCGATCGCCTGGAACTCCACGCGGACCTCGACGGCCTGGTCGCCCACCAATGGGAAGTTGTTGGCCTCCAGGCCGGGCTGCACGCGCCGGCAGTCGCCCTCGCCCCATCCGCCGCGGGCCCAGCAGTCCTCCTGGCCGATGCGGATCCACCAGTCGTTCTGGTCCCAGGTACTCGACCCGTTCGCCCAGAGGTCGAGCAGGATCTCGGGCCGGACCTCGCCCGGCGCCGGCTCGTCGAGACCCACGAAGGCGAACTGGAAGTGCCGGCGATCGCGTTGCAGCAGGATCTCGACACGACGCCCGCTCGGCAGATCCACGGGAATGCGACGGGCCTGTGCCCACTCCTCGGCGCCGATCCCGCCGTCGACCCGGATCGAGCCGCCGAAGGGGAACTCGGCCCGCGACGGATCGAGCTGCAACCGCGGTCCGGAAGAACAACCCGCGAACAGGGCGATCGAGACCATCAGAAGAACGATGCGCATGCGACGACTCCTCCGGAACGACGACGAGGACGCACCCGGCCGCGGACCTTTCAAGAACCGGTCCGTTCGGCCAGCGTGACGTCGACGTCGAAGGTCTCTCCGTCGCGCCACACCCGCAGTTCGACCGTCTGCCCCACACGGGCCTCGTAGAACAGCCGCGCATGGTCGCTGGCGTCGGTGAGCGGTGTGCCGTCGACGTGGGTGATCACGTCGCGCGGCATGATGCCCGTCTCCGCTCCCGGCGATCCCTGCACGATGCTCTCGACCAGCCAGCCGTCGGGCACACGGTCGTTCAACAGCATCTGCTCGCGCGCATGGTC
This window contains:
- a CDS encoding DUF4920 domain-containing protein yields the protein MIRALMICLLCVSAAAVAGDAVTTYGEELSETEIVPISALYESPDDYFGKTVKVEGRVVGVCAKRGCWIELAGDEEFQSMRIKVTDGVIVFPVECKGQVAVAEGVFTKIDIPAAADPNHKCDGEHGEGEEAHSSCQPKTAFQIMGTGAEMRPAQADAR